A stretch of Natronococcus sp. CG52 DNA encodes these proteins:
- a CDS encoding DUF5789 family protein encodes MGVRPPSNNDDDKPDSVDFGIAAVDARLRNTDLAFPATKDDVAAELGHEHISYDVHGNDVPLGEMLEETDRDRFGSRQELLNALHEPFEEYRRQHSNGVVQQVRSMLPF; translated from the coding sequence ATGGGAGTCCGGCCACCGTCGAACAACGACGACGATAAACCCGACAGCGTCGACTTCGGCATCGCTGCAGTCGACGCTCGTCTCAGGAACACCGATCTCGCGTTTCCGGCGACGAAAGACGATGTCGCGGCCGAGCTCGGTCACGAGCACATCTCCTACGACGTCCACGGCAACGACGTCCCGCTCGGGGAGATGCTCGAGGAGACCGACCGCGACCGGTTCGGATCGCGCCAGGAGTTGCTGAACGCGCTCCACGAACCCTTCGAGGAGTACCGCCGACAGCACTCGAACGGCGTCGTCCAGCAGGTGCGGTCGATGCTACCGTTCTAG
- a CDS encoding NAD-dependent epimerase/dehydratase family protein, translated as MHDNRILVTGGAGFIGANLANSLAERNDVIALDDCYLGTPENLSDDVTFVEASVLDDDLPTDVDVVVHLAALSSYAMHEDDPRRGVRVNVEGFVNVVEQARRDGCETVVYASTSSIYGTRTEPSPEDMDVTVNTGYEASKVARERYGEYFSNHYGLSACGMRFFSVYQGYDGAEEHKGKFANVIAQFADDVANGDSPKLYGDGTQTRDFTHVTDVVRALELAAERELDGIYNVGTGEPYSFNTIVDLLNEELDTSVEPEYVENPISDAVYVHDTCADASKLRAETGWEPEISLEEGIERVCESYR; from the coding sequence ATGCACGATAACCGGATTCTCGTGACGGGCGGCGCGGGATTTATCGGCGCTAATCTCGCCAACTCGCTGGCCGAGCGAAACGACGTGATCGCGCTCGACGACTGCTACCTCGGAACTCCCGAAAACCTCTCGGACGACGTGACCTTCGTCGAAGCGAGCGTGCTAGACGACGATCTCCCGACGGACGTAGACGTCGTGGTTCACCTCGCGGCCCTCTCCTCGTACGCTATGCACGAGGACGATCCGCGCCGAGGCGTCCGAGTAAACGTCGAAGGGTTCGTGAACGTCGTCGAGCAGGCGCGGCGAGACGGCTGTGAAACCGTCGTTTACGCATCGACATCGTCGATCTACGGAACGCGAACGGAGCCGTCCCCGGAGGATATGGACGTCACCGTGAATACCGGTTACGAAGCGTCGAAGGTCGCTCGAGAGCGCTACGGAGAGTACTTCTCGAACCACTACGGGCTGTCCGCGTGTGGGATGCGTTTCTTTTCGGTCTACCAGGGGTACGACGGGGCCGAAGAGCACAAGGGAAAGTTCGCGAACGTGATCGCGCAATTCGCCGACGACGTTGCAAACGGCGACTCGCCGAAACTCTACGGCGACGGGACCCAGACGCGAGACTTCACGCACGTCACGGACGTCGTTCGCGCCCTCGAACTGGCCGCCGAGCGCGAACTCGACGGGATCTACAACGTCGGAACCGGCGAGCCGTATTCGTTCAATACGATCGTCGACCTCCTCAACGAAGAACTCGACACGAGCGTCGAACCCGAGTACGTCGAGAATCCGATCTCGGATGCGGTCTACGTTCACGACACGTGCGCCGACGCTTCGAAGCTACGGGCGGAGACGGGCTGGGAGCCCGAGATCAGCCTCGAGGAGGGGATAGAACGGGTGTGTGAATCGTACAGATAA
- a CDS encoding Cdc6/Cdc18 family protein, with product MPLHVEGTGTLGEYAAEHGAVAHSRSESRDDPLSVLDEEDRIFANEDLLRIDHVPDQNKIVGRNNQIETVARRLKPTISGGTGKGTLLLGKSGSGKTLVTRYVSREVVERGEENDVRIGRAVIDCAQRRSEVQTVIHLAKSLNDPEKTGITIPHSGIATGAYYDRLWSVIDELYDAIIVVLDEIDRLAPPDDVKNVPPEEADDSKLLMQLSRAGEENDVEASITVIGISNDLKYGDRLDTRVESSFSPDEIVFPAYDANQLGDILNRRRDAYREDVLTDDVIPLCSAFSAQEHGDARRAIDLFRLAGEVARDNDAGRVTENHVRVANDDAEVTRIQDLIRGCPTQAKIAIAALATMDEFTDRSAFKATEMYRVYRAFAEAIDANVLGKKRITDQLREYETLKIIDMTRTSDGYREGTYLQLSLLDDSSLLLQTIGLDDRCANIPIDGRMRQHLLSIVET from the coding sequence ATGCCTTTGCACGTGGAGGGGACGGGGACGCTCGGCGAGTACGCGGCCGAGCACGGCGCTGTCGCCCACTCTCGCTCCGAATCTCGCGACGATCCCCTCTCGGTCCTCGACGAGGAAGACCGGATTTTCGCGAACGAGGATCTGCTTCGCATCGACCACGTCCCCGACCAGAACAAGATCGTCGGGCGGAACAACCAGATCGAGACCGTCGCCCGACGTCTCAAACCGACGATCTCCGGCGGGACGGGGAAGGGAACGCTCCTGCTCGGGAAATCGGGTTCCGGGAAGACCCTCGTTACGCGGTACGTCAGTCGGGAGGTGGTCGAACGCGGCGAGGAGAACGACGTTCGAATCGGTCGAGCGGTCATCGACTGCGCCCAGCGCCGCTCGGAGGTCCAGACGGTGATCCATCTCGCGAAGAGTCTGAACGATCCCGAAAAAACCGGGATCACGATCCCCCATTCCGGCATCGCAACGGGTGCCTACTACGACCGCCTGTGGTCGGTCATCGACGAACTCTACGACGCGATCATCGTCGTTCTGGACGAAATCGACCGGCTCGCCCCGCCGGACGACGTCAAGAACGTCCCGCCGGAGGAGGCCGACGACAGCAAACTCCTCATGCAACTCTCGCGGGCGGGCGAGGAGAACGACGTCGAGGCGAGCATCACCGTCATCGGCATCAGCAACGACCTCAAGTACGGCGATCGGCTGGACACCCGCGTGGAGAGTTCGTTCTCACCGGACGAGATCGTCTTCCCGGCGTACGACGCGAACCAACTCGGCGACATCCTCAACCGTCGACGCGACGCCTACCGCGAGGACGTGCTCACGGACGACGTCATCCCGCTGTGTTCCGCGTTCTCGGCGCAAGAACACGGCGACGCGCGGCGAGCCATCGATCTCTTTCGGCTCGCCGGCGAGGTCGCCCGTGACAACGACGCCGGGAGAGTCACCGAGAACCACGTTCGCGTCGCGAACGACGACGCCGAAGTGACCCGGATCCAGGATCTGATACGCGGCTGTCCGACCCAGGCGAAGATCGCGATCGCGGCGCTCGCGACGATGGACGAGTTCACCGACCGCTCGGCGTTCAAGGCGACGGAAATGTACCGCGTCTACCGCGCGTTCGCCGAAGCGATCGACGCGAACGTCCTCGGGAAGAAGCGTATCACCGACCAGCTTCGAGAGTACGAGACGTTGAAGATCATCGATATGACCCGGACGAGCGACGGCTACCGGGAGGGAACGTACCTGCAACTCTCCCTGCTCGACGACTCGAGTCTGCTCCTCCAGACGATCGGACTCGACGATCGGTGTGCCAACATCCCGATCGACGGGCGGATGCGCCAGCACCTCCTTTCGATCGTCGAGACGTAG
- a CDS encoding LTA synthase family protein: MTIADWVSDTSERIRSDPVGGTADSAYELYLGGLRRLNAFYSGGEHVYDREWDALILLDACRIDLIGEVAAEYPFLDDPGTLTSVGSSSIEWIENTFTDEYADEMRGTAYVTGNPFSKRVLSGGDLLALDEVWRYGWDEGSGTIPARAVTDRAIAAGRENDHDRLIVHYMQPHFPSVPEPLTDGMNAETLGDGEGWDSPWHRLRRGDLDRDTLWSSYRENLRYVLEDVELLLENLDAERVAISADHGNAAGEWGVYGHPRVPLESIRNVPWYETSATDTGNYVPEREPGTERGDIEEKLGALGYL; this comes from the coding sequence ATGACGATCGCTGATTGGGTCTCGGACACGTCCGAACGAATCCGGAGCGACCCGGTCGGTGGCACAGCAGATAGCGCCTACGAACTCTATCTCGGTGGCCTCCGACGGTTGAACGCGTTCTACTCCGGCGGCGAACACGTGTACGACCGCGAGTGGGACGCGCTGATCCTCCTGGACGCCTGTCGGATCGATCTGATCGGAGAGGTCGCAGCCGAGTACCCGTTTCTCGACGATCCGGGGACGCTGACGTCCGTCGGCAGTTCGTCGATCGAGTGGATCGAGAACACCTTTACAGACGAGTACGCGGACGAAATGCGGGGGACGGCGTACGTCACCGGGAATCCGTTCAGTAAACGCGTGCTCTCCGGCGGCGACCTGCTCGCGCTCGACGAGGTCTGGCGCTACGGCTGGGACGAGGGGTCGGGCACGATTCCGGCGCGAGCCGTCACCGACCGGGCGATCGCCGCGGGGCGAGAGAACGACCACGATCGCCTCATCGTCCACTACATGCAACCGCACTTTCCGTCCGTTCCCGAGCCGCTCACCGACGGGATGAACGCCGAAACGCTCGGCGACGGCGAAGGATGGGACTCGCCGTGGCATCGCCTCCGGCGCGGCGATCTCGACCGCGACACCCTCTGGTCGTCGTACCGCGAGAACCTCCGCTACGTCCTCGAAGACGTAGAACTGCTGCTCGAGAACCTCGACGCCGAACGGGTCGCTATCAGCGCAGATCACGGAAACGCGGCGGGCGAGTGGGGCGTGTACGGTCATCCGCGGGTCCCGCTCGAGTCGATACGGAACGTTCCGTGGTACGAGACGAGTGCGACCGACACCGGAAATTACGTTCCCGAGCGAGAGCCAGGTACGGAACGGGGAGATATCGAGGAAAAACTCGGCGCTCTGGGGTATCTGTAG
- a CDS encoding VOC family protein, with translation MLTGLSWLTLEAKYLEQTRRFYEETLSLSVRDDREDECVLAAGETDLVLRRPDELPRGGLHTHYAFSIPAAEYDDWWTRLSEQYDLEEVQFGTAKSLYLYDPDGNCVELGQQGVDGPGIDGIFEVVLEVESLERAQAFYTDLGFETVDVGDDRKRIRMDGPMALELWEPHLGIADARGGVHVDLGFETEDPRAALDAVRDRVDRIEQDAAEEVVVRDQDGHWLTFRS, from the coding sequence ATGCTCACCGGTCTCTCCTGGCTCACGCTCGAGGCCAAGTACCTCGAGCAGACACGGCGATTTTACGAGGAGACGCTGTCGCTGTCCGTCCGCGACGACCGCGAGGACGAGTGCGTCCTGGCCGCAGGCGAGACCGATCTCGTTCTGCGACGACCAGACGAACTCCCGCGAGGCGGGCTCCACACCCACTACGCCTTTTCCATCCCGGCCGCCGAGTACGACGACTGGTGGACCCGCCTGAGCGAGCAGTACGACCTCGAGGAGGTCCAATTCGGCACCGCGAAGTCGCTGTACCTGTACGATCCCGACGGCAACTGCGTCGAACTCGGCCAGCAGGGCGTCGACGGGCCGGGGATCGACGGTATCTTCGAGGTCGTCCTCGAGGTTGAGTCGCTCGAGCGCGCCCAGGCGTTCTACACCGATCTCGGATTCGAGACGGTCGACGTGGGCGACGACCGAAAGCGGATCCGGATGGACGGTCCGATGGCGCTCGAGCTCTGGGAACCGCACCTCGGAATCGCCGACGCACGCGGCGGCGTCCACGTCGACCTCGGGTTCGAGACCGAAGATCCGCGGGCGGCGCTCGACGCAGTCCGTGATCGCGTCGACCGGATCGAGCAAGACGCGGCCGAGGAAGTCGTCGTGCGCGATCAAGACGGTCACTGGTTGACGTTTCGATCGTAG
- a CDS encoding NAD-dependent epimerase/dehydratase family protein, producing the protein MDLTDGRILVTGGAGFIGSHLSERLVADNEVVIVDDFSNGRERWVPDGAELLEVDLTDRAAVAETVDSDLDLVFHLAARKDPNDDDPRGQFAENTTMTHSLLEACRTAGVERFAFASSSTVYGEAPRPTPEDYAPLEPISVYGASKLGEEGLVSTYAHSHGLTAWTFRFANVVGPRLRGAVVPDFIEKLREDPRSLTVLGDGRQEKSYLHVDDCVDAMCHVIANAGARHAKSNAGSMHTYNLGTRTTTSVDRIADIVSDALEIDPEYEYTGGDRGWTGDVPRMRLSIEKLSALKWEPTVESDDAVRRAADELIGEL; encoded by the coding sequence ATGGATCTAACGGACGGCCGAATTCTCGTGACGGGCGGGGCGGGGTTCATCGGTTCACATCTCTCGGAGCGTCTCGTTGCGGACAACGAGGTCGTCATCGTCGACGACTTCTCGAACGGACGTGAACGATGGGTCCCTGACGGCGCGGAGTTGCTCGAAGTGGATCTCACCGACCGGGCAGCGGTCGCGGAAACTGTCGATTCCGATCTCGACCTCGTTTTCCACCTCGCCGCTCGAAAGGATCCCAACGACGACGACCCTCGCGGTCAGTTTGCCGAGAACACGACCATGACGCACTCGCTTCTCGAGGCGTGTCGTACCGCCGGTGTCGAGCGCTTCGCGTTCGCGTCGTCGTCGACCGTCTACGGGGAAGCGCCACGACCGACGCCCGAAGATTACGCGCCGCTCGAGCCGATCAGCGTCTACGGGGCGAGTAAACTCGGCGAGGAAGGGCTGGTTTCGACGTACGCACACTCCCACGGACTCACCGCGTGGACGTTTCGCTTCGCAAACGTCGTCGGCCCTCGCCTTCGCGGAGCCGTCGTTCCGGACTTCATCGAAAAACTCCGCGAGGACCCGCGCTCGCTCACCGTTCTCGGCGACGGCCGGCAGGAGAAATCCTATCTCCACGTCGACGATTGCGTAGACGCGATGTGCCACGTAATTGCAAACGCCGGCGCCCGACACGCGAAATCGAACGCGGGTTCGATGCACACGTACAATCTCGGGACCCGGACGACGACGTCGGTCGATCGAATCGCCGACATCGTCAGCGACGCGCTGGAGATCGATCCGGAGTACGAATACACGGGAGGCGACCGAGGGTGGACGGGAGACGTGCCCCGAATGCGACTGTCCATCGAAAAGCTATCCGCACTCAAGTGGGAACCGACGGTAGAGAGCGACGACGCCGTTCGTCGAGCGGCGGACGAACTGATCGGCGAGCTATAA
- a CDS encoding ribbon-helix-helix domain-containing protein, whose amino-acid sequence MTEYTTVSIPKDLADRVDETIEGTSFQSTSDLVRFLLRSIVIQHQQQGELTEAEFEEIAEQLRGLGYLE is encoded by the coding sequence ATGACCGAGTACACCACGGTTTCGATCCCGAAGGACCTCGCCGACCGCGTCGACGAGACGATCGAGGGGACGAGTTTCCAGAGCACCAGCGATCTGGTCCGATTCCTGCTCCGGAGCATCGTCATCCAGCACCAGCAACAGGGCGAACTCACCGAGGCGGAGTTCGAAGAAATCGCCGAACAGCTCCGCGGGCTGGGGTATCTCGAGTAA
- the aglJ gene encoding S-layer glycoprotein N-glycosyltransferase AglJ — MENDGARVDAVEREMEVLVMTEMTREISAEEVCVLIPTLNEAATIGDVIEGFHERGYTNVVIVDGDSDDGTREIAREHDAQVITQSGDGKGQAVREALEYITVPYVLMVDGDGTYDPADADAMIEPLSRGYEHVIGNRFADMDDDAMAALNGFGNRLINRSFRFIHGAAYDDVLSGYRAFTTDSFARLALDSDGFTIETELAVECVKHGIDTAVVPISYSARPDESETNLHPLKDGGTIILALYSLAKTNNPLFYFGSLGAAGIASGGVIAMYVLWQWVQYQQGHEIMAIVSAAAILLGVQLLMFGVLSDMLVTLHREQRRRLEQITRSERKRDDD, encoded by the coding sequence ATGGAGAACGATGGGGCCCGCGTGGACGCGGTCGAGCGCGAGATGGAGGTTCTCGTCATGACCGAGATGACGCGGGAAATTTCGGCCGAGGAGGTCTGCGTCCTCATCCCGACCCTGAACGAGGCGGCGACGATCGGCGACGTGATCGAGGGCTTTCACGAACGCGGATACACGAACGTCGTCATCGTCGACGGAGATTCCGACGACGGCACGCGGGAGATCGCGCGCGAACACGACGCGCAGGTAATTACCCAGTCCGGTGACGGGAAGGGACAGGCTGTCCGCGAGGCGCTGGAGTACATTACCGTCCCGTACGTGCTGATGGTCGACGGCGACGGAACGTACGATCCGGCGGATGCGGACGCGATGATCGAACCCCTCTCGCGCGGGTACGAGCACGTGATCGGCAACCGGTTCGCTGACATGGACGACGACGCGATGGCCGCGCTCAACGGGTTCGGCAATCGGTTAATCAACCGCTCGTTCCGGTTCATTCACGGAGCGGCGTACGACGACGTCCTCTCGGGGTACCGTGCGTTCACGACCGACTCGTTCGCCCGGCTCGCGCTGGATTCGGACGGGTTCACGATCGAGACCGAACTCGCCGTCGAGTGCGTGAAACACGGGATCGACACTGCCGTGGTTCCGATCAGTTACAGCGCTCGGCCCGACGAGTCGGAGACGAACCTCCACCCGCTCAAAGACGGGGGAACGATCATTCTGGCGCTGTACTCTCTCGCGAAGACGAACAATCCGCTGTTTTACTTCGGGAGTCTCGGCGCGGCCGGTATCGCGTCCGGCGGCGTCATCGCGATGTACGTCCTCTGGCAGTGGGTCCAGTACCAGCAGGGCCACGAGATCATGGCGATCGTCTCGGCGGCCGCCATCCTGCTCGGCGTCCAGTTACTCATGTTCGGCGTCCTTTCCGACATGCTCGTGACGCTGCATCGCGAGCAGCGGCGACGTCTCGAGCAGATTACGCGAAGCGAACGCAAGCGAGACGACGACTAG
- a CDS encoding sulfatase-like hydrolase/transferase, producing MNVLLVTVDSLRADRVSSNVMPATRSFADTALEFTECIANGPSTPASFPAIHASRHFASIEGLGIPPRKTDNGVRTLAETLSEAGYATAGYTDNHFASGSYHYDRGFETMYDASGRTEAGRLKQFVQSNLEKDGALFKSIEAVYNRADALLAEATGDDSEYERAASLNDRALEWIDDRSGDWFAWLHYMDAHHPYEAPERYQRQFLDEPLSLSRCRGLSRKGTHHPEDVTDEEWDLIRGLYDAECAYADDQFEALLGALHERDLLEETVILFTADHGELVGEHGHAGHPPKFWEGIIRVPFVLHHPGRAADVVDGQIRLLDAAPTIADAVGRAPFDGWQGASALTIADGDVDAREFAFGDVGRRVEYGRCCVRRADGWKLLRHDDGEFCFDVTETPAEDPEDDRSDDASTECGELSEALDDHQERMRRLREGGSVGVAEDERMVEEHLRDLGYME from the coding sequence ATGAACGTCCTCCTGGTGACCGTCGATTCGCTGCGCGCCGACCGGGTGAGTTCGAACGTGATGCCCGCGACCCGGTCGTTCGCCGATACCGCCCTGGAGTTTACCGAGTGTATCGCTAACGGCCCGTCGACTCCCGCATCCTTTCCCGCTATCCACGCGAGCCGGCACTTCGCGAGCATCGAGGGACTGGGGATTCCGCCCCGGAAAACGGACAACGGTGTTCGGACGCTGGCCGAGACGCTCTCCGAGGCGGGATACGCGACCGCCGGCTACACGGACAACCACTTCGCCAGCGGATCGTACCACTACGATCGCGGATTCGAGACGATGTACGACGCCAGCGGCAGGACCGAAGCGGGGCGACTCAAACAGTTCGTTCAATCGAATCTCGAGAAGGACGGCGCGCTGTTCAAGAGCATCGAGGCGGTGTACAACCGCGCCGACGCGCTCCTCGCCGAGGCGACCGGCGACGACAGCGAGTACGAGCGCGCGGCGTCGCTGAACGATCGCGCGCTCGAGTGGATCGACGATCGGTCCGGCGACTGGTTCGCGTGGCTCCACTATATGGATGCCCACCACCCCTACGAGGCCCCCGAGAGGTATCAGCGGCAGTTCCTCGACGAACCGCTCTCGCTGTCTCGCTGTCGCGGTCTCTCCCGCAAGGGGACCCACCATCCGGAGGACGTGACGGACGAGGAGTGGGACCTGATTCGCGGCCTCTACGACGCCGAGTGCGCCTACGCGGACGATCAGTTCGAGGCCCTGCTCGGCGCGCTCCACGAGCGCGACCTCCTCGAGGAGACGGTAATCCTGTTCACCGCCGATCACGGCGAACTCGTCGGCGAACACGGCCACGCCGGTCATCCGCCGAAGTTCTGGGAGGGTATCATCCGCGTCCCGTTCGTCCTCCACCACCCCGGCAGAGCCGCCGACGTCGTCGACGGGCAGATTCGACTCCTCGACGCGGCGCCGACGATCGCCGATGCGGTCGGGCGCGCTCCGTTCGACGGGTGGCAGGGAGCGTCGGCGCTGACGATCGCCGACGGCGACGTCGACGCGCGCGAGTTCGCCTTCGGTGACGTGGGGCGGCGGGTCGAGTACGGCCGGTGTTGCGTCCGCCGCGCCGACGGCTGGAAACTGCTGCGCCACGACGACGGCGAGTTCTGCTTCGACGTGACCGAGACGCCGGCGGAAGATCCCGAGGACGACCGGTCCGACGACGCGTCGACCGAGTGCGGCGAACTGTCGGAAGCGCTCGACGACCATCAGGAACGAATGCGGCGGCTTCGGGAGGGCGGCTCGGTCGGCGTCGCGGAGGACGAGCGAATGGTCGAGGAGCACCTGCGCGACCTCGGCTACATGGAATAA
- a CDS encoding glycosyltransferase family 4 protein, with translation MKILLVTHRYPPHAGGVETHVRELATRLVDRGHDVTVFSADAEPDVERRHTDDGVRIRRFASASPGSAFYAAPQLTLAVRRFDADVVHAHNYHAFPLFFAALGITDERFVVTTHYHGGSADGVRDALLSLYRPFGRSALRRADDVIAVSDWERNRLRTDFGVDATVIPNGLHVDRFTAADPERRDAPYLLSVGRLEEYKGVQHAIRALPELPEYELLVAGRGPYRTSLERLARETGVADRVTFLGFVDDDRLPRLYAGADAYVTLSAFEAYGMTVAEALAAGTPCVVRAAGALTDWIDREGCVGVADPSPTAVAARIRDAVDRDIDATEVPNWDDVTDRLVTRYA, from the coding sequence GTGAAGATTCTGCTCGTCACGCACCGATACCCGCCGCACGCGGGAGGCGTCGAGACCCACGTTCGCGAACTCGCCACTCGTCTCGTCGACCGCGGACACGACGTGACGGTGTTTAGCGCGGACGCCGAACCGGACGTCGAACGACGCCACACCGACGATGGGGTGCGAATCCGTCGATTTGCGTCCGCGAGTCCCGGAAGTGCGTTCTACGCGGCGCCGCAGCTGACCCTCGCCGTCCGCCGTTTCGATGCCGACGTCGTTCACGCGCACAACTACCACGCGTTTCCCCTGTTTTTCGCCGCCCTCGGAATCACGGACGAGCGGTTCGTCGTCACGACCCACTATCACGGCGGCAGCGCCGACGGCGTTCGAGACGCGTTGCTGTCGCTCTATCGGCCGTTCGGTCGGTCGGCCCTTCGGCGAGCGGACGACGTGATCGCCGTCAGTGACTGGGAACGGAACCGACTGCGAACGGATTTCGGGGTCGACGCGACGGTGATCCCCAACGGCCTGCACGTCGACCGCTTTACGGCCGCCGACCCCGAGCGACGGGACGCCCCGTACCTCCTGTCGGTCGGCCGCCTCGAGGAGTACAAGGGCGTCCAGCACGCGATCCGCGCGCTCCCCGAACTACCCGAGTACGAACTGCTGGTGGCGGGGCGCGGGCCGTACCGGACCAGTTTGGAGCGGCTCGCCCGCGAGACGGGCGTCGCGGACCGGGTGACGTTTCTCGGGTTCGTCGACGACGATCGATTACCGCGACTGTACGCCGGAGCGGACGCGTACGTGACGCTGTCGGCGTTCGAGGCGTACGGGATGACGGTCGCGGAAGCCCTGGCAGCGGGGACGCCGTGCGTCGTCAGAGCGGCCGGCGCGCTGACGGATTGGATCGACCGAGAGGGGTGCGTCGGCGTCGCCGACCCGTCCCCGACGGCGGTCGCAGCGCGGATTCGCGACGCGGTCGACCGCGATATCGACGCGACCGAAGTCCCGAACTGGGACGACGTTACCGACCGACTCGTCACGCGATACGCGTGA
- a CDS encoding glycosyltransferase codes for MNLLAVATVSLLLLTAAPYVCYLALHAWIRPRGSPADKRPAEPTVSIVLPTYNEERIVETKLDDLLELDYPMEKIELVVVDSSTDDTRTIIREYVADLDAPELVLLEEDERRGLAVALNDAYAAASNDVVVKTDCDSKLSSDVLREAVANLADDDVAAVTGRNAEVLGGSEVESGYRGVQSHIQQLESHLDSTLIFHGPFCAFENDALLPIDPNSLADDTELALKIRRQGQRVIFDPAVTYMEASHSEFMKRRTQKDRRGMGLIRLLIQHRDALGRYGNYGRVVLPFNWWFMIVSPWLLAATLAVGTVAAVSLFGVGGLAAPVAVGAFTYLGQRDLLGPVQPLYSIFDTQVSLLRASIALVIGDADGTWDVDAELREAFK; via the coding sequence ATGAACCTGCTCGCGGTGGCTACCGTTTCGCTTCTTCTGCTGACGGCCGCACCCTACGTCTGTTACCTCGCGCTTCACGCGTGGATTCGTCCGCGGGGATCGCCGGCGGACAAGCGGCCCGCAGAACCGACGGTTAGCATCGTGCTTCCGACGTACAACGAAGAACGGATCGTCGAGACGAAACTCGACGACCTGCTCGAACTCGACTACCCGATGGAGAAAATCGAGCTCGTCGTCGTCGACTCGTCGACCGACGACACTCGGACGATCATTCGCGAATACGTCGCTGACCTGGACGCCCCCGAACTGGTGCTACTCGAGGAAGACGAGCGCCGCGGTCTCGCCGTAGCGCTCAACGACGCGTACGCCGCCGCGTCGAACGACGTCGTCGTCAAGACCGACTGCGATTCCAAACTCTCGTCGGACGTCCTCCGGGAAGCAGTCGCGAACCTCGCGGACGACGACGTCGCGGCCGTGACGGGACGAAACGCCGAGGTGCTCGGCGGCAGCGAAGTCGAGTCCGGGTACCGGGGTGTCCAGAGTCACATCCAGCAACTCGAGTCTCACCTCGACTCGACGCTCATCTTTCACGGGCCGTTCTGTGCGTTCGAGAACGACGCGCTCCTCCCTATCGACCCGAACTCGCTGGCCGACGACACCGAACTCGCCCTGAAGATTCGTCGGCAGGGCCAACGGGTGATCTTCGACCCCGCCGTGACGTACATGGAAGCGAGTCACTCCGAGTTCATGAAACGACGCACGCAGAAGGACCGCCGCGGGATGGGGCTGATCCGATTGCTGATCCAGCACCGCGACGCGCTCGGTCGGTACGGCAACTACGGACGTGTCGTCCTGCCGTTCAACTGGTGGTTCATGATCGTCTCGCCGTGGTTGCTCGCGGCGACGCTCGCCGTCGGAACCGTCGCGGCCGTCTCGCTGTTCGGCGTCGGCGGACTGGCGGCTCCCGTCGCCGTTGGCGCGTTCACGTATCTCGGCCAGCGTGATTTACTCGGACCGGTACAGCCGCTGTACTCGATCTTCGATACGCAGGTATCCTTGCTGCGAGCGAGTATCGCGCTGGTGATCGGCGACGCAGACGGAACGTGGGACGTCGACGCCGAGCTGCGGGAGGCGTTCAAGTGA
- a CDS encoding MPN domain-containing protein, with the protein MVYVTRALVDVLLELASDADPNRVATGVSVTPASELEGGDEIPPETLVFTDFLLPDSGNAVNAVFGVDLSTPVREAQGQFVSHPVRELEVTKRDDLAEVIFVAVPPWKIDDASFAAFDRAGKRQPLEIIDARAPEGSLQD; encoded by the coding sequence GTGGTATACGTCACTCGCGCGCTGGTCGACGTTTTGCTCGAACTCGCCAGCGACGCCGATCCGAACCGTGTAGCGACGGGCGTCTCCGTTACCCCTGCCAGCGAACTCGAGGGGGGCGACGAGATACCGCCCGAAACGCTCGTCTTCACGGATTTCCTCCTCCCGGATTCGGGTAACGCGGTTAACGCGGTCTTCGGCGTCGATCTCTCCACGCCCGTTCGCGAGGCCCAGGGGCAGTTCGTCTCTCATCCCGTCAGGGAACTCGAGGTGACGAAACGGGACGATCTCGCGGAGGTGATCTTCGTCGCGGTCCCGCCGTGGAAGATCGACGACGCGTCGTTCGCCGCCTTCGATCGCGCGGGCAAGCGCCAGCCGCTCGAGATCATCGATGCCCGCGCGCCGGAGGGGTCGCTCCAGGATTGA